One window from the genome of Choloepus didactylus isolate mChoDid1 chromosome 2, mChoDid1.pri, whole genome shotgun sequence encodes:
- the LOC119527750 gene encoding zinc finger protein 84, which produces MNTLQESLSFEDLSVDFTQKEWQLLDPYQKDLYKDVMLENYSSLVSLGYEVMKPDVIFKLEHGEEPWIRDGEFPSSDFPEEIWQVDGHMVWHQDNQGTLKNMKRVHECDAVGKKINLSMNFVPLRKASKEGGLDGIILKHHLDLVIPKADYEKPKPDDFNVFDKLFLHTKPEETDTWLKYYECDKYDKVIYKKSQIVIYHRTRLGEKLYECSECRKRFNKKSSLMKHQSRHIREIAFGCGNCGKTFPQKSQFITHHRTHTGEKPYDCSQCGKAFSQKSQLTSHKRTHTGEKPYECGECGKAFSRKSHLISHWRTHTGEKPYECSDCGRAFSEKSNLINHQRIHTGEKPFECRECGKAFSRKSQLITHHRTHTGTKPYGCSDCRKAFFEKSELSRHQTIHTGEKPYGCSECGKAFRERSSLSNHQRTHTGEKPHGCIQCGKAFSQKSHLISHYMTHTGEKPFVCSKCGKAFSRKSQLVRHQRTHTGEKPYECSECGKAFSEKLSLTNHQRIHTGEKPYVCTECGKAFCQKSHLISHQRTHTGEKPYECSECGKAFGEKSSLATHQRTHTGEKPYECRDCEKAFSQKSQLNTHQRIHTGEKPYVCSLCRKAFFEKSELIRHQRTHTGEKPYECNECRKAFREKSSLINHHRIHTGEKPFECSECGKAFSRKSHLIPHQRTHTGEKPYGCSECKKAFSQKSQLVNHQRIHTGEKPFQCNECMKAFSQKSQLINHQRTHRVKKS; this is translated from the coding sequence atgaatacaTTACAGGAGTCATTATCATTTGAAGATTTGTCTGTGGACTTCACCCAGAAGGAATGGCAGCTACTGGACCCCTATCAGAAAGACTTATACAAGGATGTCATGTTGGAGAACTATAGCAGCCTCGTATCACTGGGGTATGAAGTTATGAAACCAGATGTGATCTTCAAGTTGGAGCATGGAGAAGAGCCATGGATAAGAGATGGAGAATTCCCAAGTTCAGACTTTCCAGAAGAAATCTGGCAAGTAGATGGTCACATGGTGTGGCACCAGGATAACCAAGGCAcgcttaaaaatatgaaaagagttCACGAATGTGATGcagttgggaaaaaaatcaatctgaGTATGAACTTTGTTCCTTTAAGGAAAGCAAGCAAGGAAGGTGGCTTAGATGGAATAATTTTAAAGCATCATTTAGATTTGGTTATTCCAAAAGCAGATTATGAAAAACCAAAACCAGATGACTTTAATGTATTTGATAAATTATTTCTCCATACCAAGCCTGAAGAAACTGATACATGGTTAAAATACTATGAATGTGATAAATATGACAAAGTTATCTACAAGAAGTCACAGATTGTTATATATCACAGAACCCGTTTAGGGGAGAAACTGTATGAATGCAGTGAATGTAGGAAACGCTTCAACAAGAAATCAAGTCTCATGAAACATCAAAGCAGGCATATAAGAGAAATAGCCTTTGGCTGTGGTAACTGTGGCAAAACATTTCCCCAGAAGTCACAGTTTATTACACATCATAGaactcatacaggagagaaaccctatgactGTAGCCAATGTGGTAAAGCCTTCTCCCAAAAGTCACAGCTTACATCCCATAAGAGGAcacatacaggagagaaaccctatgaatgtggtgaatgtgggaaagccttttccCGGAAATCACATCTTATATCACATTGGAGGACACACACAGGAGAAAAACCTTATGAGTGCAGTGATTGTGGAAGAGCCTTCAGTGAAAAGTCAAATCTTATTaatcatcagagaattcatacaggagagaaacctttTGAATGTAgggaatgtgggaaagctttcagcagGAAGTCACAACTCATTACACACCATAGGACACACACAGGAACAAAACCGTATGGATGTAGTGATTGTCGAAAAGCCTTCTTTGAGAAGTCAGAGCTCAGTAGACATCAGacaattcatactggagagaaaccgtaTGGATGCAGTGAGTGTGGGAAAGCATTTAGAGAGAGATCGAGTCTCAGTAATCATCAGAGAAcccatacaggagagaaaccccatgGATGCATtcagtgtgggaaagccttctctCAGAAATCACATCTTATATCGCATTATATGAcgcacacaggagagaaacctttTGTATGCAGtaaatgtgggaaagccttcagcagGAAATCCCAGCTCGTTAggcatcagagaactcacactggagaaaagccctatgaatgcagtgaatgtgggaaagctttcagtgaaAAATTAAGCCTCACTaatcatcagagaattcatacaggaGAAAAACCTTACGTATGTACtgaatgtgggaaggccttttGTCAGAAGTCACATCTCATATCACATCAGAGgactcacacaggagagaaaccctatgaatgcagtgagtgtgggaaagcctttggtGAGAAGTCAAGTCTTGCCACTCATCAAAGAACTCATACaggagaaaaaccctatgaatgtaggGACTGTGAAAAAGCCTTCTCTCAGAAATCACAACTCAATACTCACCAGAGAattcacacaggggagaaaccttATGTATGCAGTCTTTGTAGGAAAGCTTTCTTTGAGAAATCAGAGCTAATTAGACATCAGAGAACCCATACAGGGGAAAAACCTTATGAATGCAATGAATGTAGAAAAGCCTTCAGGGAGAAGTCAAGTCTCATTAATCATCACAGAAtacatacaggagagaaaccctttgAATGCAGTGAATGTGGCAAAGCCTTCTCTCGGAAGTCACACCTCATACCACATCAGAGGACACATACAGGTGAGAAACCCTATGGATGCAGTGAATGTAAGAAGGCCTTTTCTCAGAAGTCACAGCTTGTTaaccatcagagaattcatacaggagagaaacctttTCAGTGTAATGAGTGTATGAAGGCCTTTTCCCAGAAGTCACAGCTCATTAATCATCAGAGAACTCATAGAGTAAAGAAGTCCTAG